GGCCGCTGCTTACGGCCAGTACGCTCGCGGGGGTGCGCAACAGGTGGCGGCTCAGGTCTATCCGTTGTATCAGCAGATTCTAACCCAGGCGGGCGCGGTCGATTTTGACGATATTATTATGAAGACGGTTCAGCTGTTTAAGCACCCGGATATTCTGGAACATTGGCAGCGCCAGTTTAGCTACATCATGATTGACGAGTACCAAGACACCAATCATGCTCAGTACCGGCTGGTTAAGCTGTTGGCCACGGCTCATCGCAACATTTGTGTGGTGGGGGACGACTGGCAGGCAATTTATTCCTGGCGCGGGGCTAACTTTCAAAACATTCTGGATTTCGAGAAGGACTATCCAGACGCCCAGGTGATCAAGCTCGAGCAAAACTATCGTTCGACCAAGAATATTTTAGATGCGGCGCACGCGGTGATCGCTCATAACACCGTCCGGTCTAACAAGAAGCTGTGGACCGACCGCGATGGCGGCGAGGGCGTTAATATTATTACCGCCTTTGACCAAGACCAGGAAGGCGATATTATCTGCCAGACGGTTGAGCGGTTGGTGGCAACCAAGCAGATTCAGCTACGCGATGTGGCGATCCTGTACCGAGTTGGCGCCCAGTCTCGTACCCTGGAGGAGGCGCTCCTGCGACACAATCTGCCGTATAAGATTGTGGGCGGGACTCGGTTTTATGAGCGCAAAGAGATCAAGGACGCAATGGCCTACCTTAGGTTGATTCATAACCCAGAGGATATTGTGAGTTTTAACCGCGTAATCAATCTGCCACCACGAGGGCTAGGCGATAAAAGCTTGGAGCGACTGATGCAGTTCCGGCGTAGTCGCAATGTTACTTTACTGGAGGCCCTAGCGGCTTCGGCTGAGGTTGAGGGCTTAACCGCTAAGGCGCGGGCGGCTTTATTGCAGTTTTACGGCTTAATCCACAGTTTGCGCCTAGAGGCCGATCGACTGCCGGTTGCCTCGCTGTTAGAGCGAGTGTTGCATCAAAGTGGCTATATGGCCCACCTGGATGACGGCAGCGTGACCGCCGGTGACCGGATCGAAAATGTTAAGGAGCTGTTAAGTGTGGCCGAAACCTATCAAGAGCTTGGTCTAGACGGCTTTCTTGAGGAGGTGGCGTTGGTGTCGGATATCGACAACTACTCAACCGATACCGAGGCGGTTACCTTAATGACCATGCACGCAGCCAAGGGGTTGGAGTTCCCGCTGGTGTTCATTCCGGGTATGGAGGAGGGTATTTTCCCTCACAGCCGTACCTTTACCGAGGCCTCGGAGCTCGAAGAGGAGCGCCGGCTGTGTTACGTGGCCATGACTAGAGCCAAGCATCAGCTTTACCTGCTGCACACCCAGTCTCGGTTGTTATATGGTGGGGTACAGTACAACCCACCCTCACGCTTTTTGCAGGACATTCCATTAGAGGTCCAGACCACCCAGTACCGTGGCATGGGTTCGCCGCAGCCGGCGACCGAGGTATCGCACATGGCCGAGGATAAGGCCGACTTGCAGCCTGGCGATAAGGTGCGTCACGCCAAGTTTGGGCAGGGTATCGTGACGGCGGTTGAGGGGGATGAGGTGACAGCGGCCTTTGAAGGTCTTGGCACCAAGCGGCTGAGCTTATCCTTTGCTCCACTTGAAAAACTTGAAAATTGAATAAAAAATGTGCTCATTATGGCTAATTTTTGGCAATTATCTTGACATTCACTCCTGATAAGCTAAAATTAAGCACAAGGATTTCGAGGTATTGGAGTCCAAAAACACAAAGCCCAAAAGCAGTCCGTTTTTCTGCTAATTCGTGAGGCTGATATTACTAAACCGCTATCAAACATGTTGCAGGCCCCGGCCGGACATTTGTTTAGAACGATTATTTTTGGGATTGCCATGACCACCCTGGCCGTTGTGGTTATTGGCTTAGTTATTGGAGTTATACCCCCGCCAAAAAGCGCTTTAGCCGACTCGTCACGAATAGTCAGCGTGTATGCCGACGGTCATAAAAAGGTGATTACAACCGAATCAACCACAGTCCGAGCGTCCTTGGGCGCGGCTGGGATTGAGGTGCACGAGGGCGATTTGGTTGAGCCGAATCTAGACACCGACATACCGGCCGGTTTCTTTAATGTAAACGTTTATCGGTCGCGACCGGTGGTGGTGGTTGATGGTGCAAAGAAGATGCTGGTGCAGACGGCGCTACAAAGCCCCAAGCTGATTGCCGAGGCGGCTGGGCTAAAAACCTACCCCGAGGATACCTTTACGCTCAACACAATTGCCGATCCAACCAACGTTGGTACGGTTGGGCAGCAGGTCGTAATTGACCGTGCTACGCCAGTTTTGATTGAAGCCGATGGCAAGCAGACGGTGGTGCGTACGCAACAGGCCACCGTGGGTGCGCTGCTGGCTGAGCGCGACGTCGCTTTGGGCCCGCAAGACACAGTTGATACCCCGCGTGAGGCCGTCATCACTCCTAATCTGGTAATTAAGGTTAACCGAGTTAAGATTGTGATTGCTCGCGAGGAGACCAAGATTGAGCGCGCAACCGAGACGGTTAAGGATCCACAGCTTGAGGCCGGCAAGACTGAGGTCCGCGAAGAGGGTAAAGACGGCGTTAAGGTAGCTATGTACCGCGTTAACTACAACAACGGAGTTGAGGCTGGTCGCCAGCTGCTCAGCCAGCAGGTAACCGAGCAGCCGGTAACCAAGGTGATCGTGGTTGGCACCAAGCAGGATGACGCTTGGTACAAGTTGCGTCTGTGTGAGTCGGGTAATAATTACGGCAACAAGCGCAATCCATTCTACCGCGGCGCCTACCAGTTTTCGTACGGTACGTGGTCGGCTATGGGCGGTAGCGGCGACCCAGCCGACGCCTCGCCATCCGAGCAAGATATGCGGGCAAAGAAGTTATTTGAACGTAGTGGTGCCAGCCAGTGGCCAATCTGCGGCCGGTTTTTATCGAATTCATAGCCGTCTATTGACTGTAGCTGAAATTAGGCCTGCTGGAGATAAAAAGAGTCGGAAGTAACGCGAAGTCCCTGGCTCTTGATATAGTCTAGTTTCTCAGTAGGGCCCTTTTTGCGAAGGTCCATTGGTAATCTGGTATTCAAATATTCAAAAAGGTCATTACTGATAACTTTCTTTTTATTGTCAGTGGGGATGATGCCAATCTTTTTCCAGGTCTCTAAAGGAATCGATTCGGAAAGCTCAAAAACAAACTTTCCGTTAAAGGTAATTGTGCCAAAGTCCATGTCGAATGAATCATTACGAAGGCGAAATTTTTGAATTGAACTCATAAATACTCCTTATAATAATGACTTGATCTTATTATATCTAAAGAGAAGAGACTTATAAAGCAGGGATCTTCTTTTCTGATTGTACTCCAGTGCGGGTAGGGTGGGCATTTGTATGAGAAGCGTTGAAAGGCTCAGTAAGTCTATACTGACGATTTTAATAGCGCTGTTTTTGAATCTCTTACCCCAATCGCTTTTGCTGGCAATTTCCTGCTCAATAACCTTAAATACGTTAGTGCTTTTACCGCTCTCATCTAAGAGAAAGCTATATTTACTAGCGAGGATATAGCGATAAAGTGCTTCGTCGTCAGCGTTTAATTGACTAACTTTTTGGTCGCTTAATTCAAACATGAGGCTACTTCCATGGTCAAATAGGGGTGCAAAATGGCGTTTACTGGCTAGGTTTTTTTGATCGAATAGCACCATTTGCTTGTATGTTTTGCTTTCAGATATACCCCAGTTTTCATGATGTCTGTCCATATTTCCAATAAAAGCGTCAAAGACAATCATCTCGGCGTAACTTTGAAGGAGGTCGTCAGCGGCATAGTACTTATCGCGGATAAAGCTTTCAGCTTGGTTCAATGTGAGGGGATTGCCAATTGAGCCAACGATATTTGACCCGTAGGTTATTTCGTAGTCTTTAGGAAAAATATTACGAGCCAAAGTTCCTACCCTAGTCCAATTTTGGTCAACTTTTGTAGGAAAGTGTTTTATCAAAATTTCCTTAAGCCTTAGTGGGGCGGTCTTGATCGTAACTTTTTGCGTGGGGATGCCTGTGAGCTGTCCAATATGAGAAGCAAGTGCTTCGGCCCACACTTCTCGAGGGTTATGGGTATAAGTTTTAAAAAAGAATTTTTGATTTGTCTTGCTATGGATAAAAACAATTCTAGGGCGACTGCCGCCGCTAACAGCGTCATAGACAGAAGCTTTTTTATAAGAGGCAATCTTAATTTCATTTACTGTAAAATGTTTCATTATAATTTAGGGTAGCATCAAAGCTACTCCTCAGTCATGAGATAAATTAATATCTAGTACAATAGAGTTATGGATTTAACCAACCCGGAACAGTTAAAGGTGGCGTTGGAGTTGGCTGGACTGCGGGCTCGCAAGGGCTTGGGTCAGCATTTTTTGGTTGATCAGGACAGCTTACAGATGGTGATTGGCGCTGGTGAGCTGCAGGCCGATGATGTGGTGGTGGAGGTCGGACCCGGGCTGGGAGTAATGACGCTGCCACTGACTCAGCGGGTAAGCAAGGTAATCGCGATTGAGCTAGATGAGGAGTTGGCCGGTCTATTGTTGCGCGATAAGCCGGACAATTTAGAGGTTTGGCAGGAGGATGTGCTGCGCTTGGACTTCCGAAAGTTACCTGATACCTACAAAGTTGTAGCCAACATTCCGTATTATTTAACTTCTAAGCTAGTGCAATTATTCCTAGAGGCTCCCAAGCCGCCTAAGCGGATGTCATTACTGATCCAAAAAGAGGTAGCACAGCGGATTACGGCGCAGCCGGGGCAGATGAGTGTTCTGGCCGTCAGTGTGCAGTACTATGGCCAGCCGCGCTTGGTTGGGGTGGTGGAGCGACATAAGTTTTGGCCGGCACCAAAAGTTGATTCGGCGGTGCTGCAGGTTGAGGTTTACGATCAGCCGCTGTTTGAGGCCGACCGAGCCAAGTTTTTCCGCCTGGTTAAGGCCGGTTTTGGTGAGCGCCGCAAGATGCTCAAGAACAGCCTGGCCGGTGGTTTAAATATTAGTATTGAGCTTGCCAGCGAGCTGGTTTTGGCGGCAGATTTGCTGCCGATGGCTCGAGCTCAAGAGCTGGACATGAAGGCTTGGGAGCGACTGTATCGGGCGGCAATTAAGCGTGACTTACTAAACTAGCTACACCTTATCGCTTTAGAGAAGCCTTTCTTATATACTAGGCCTATGTCAAAGTTCTACATTACCACTCCGATTTATTACATTAACGATAATCCACATATTGGCCACGCTTATACCACGATTGCGGCCGACGCGGTGGCGCGTTGGTATCGCCAGGCTGGCGCTGAAGTTTTGTTTTCGGCGGGACTAGATGAAAACAGTCAAAAAACGGTTGAAGCGGCCGAAAAAGCTGGCGAGGAGCCACAGGTTTACTCCGACCGGATGGCCAAAACCTGGCAGGATACCTGGGATACCTCGGGCATTAGTTACGATGCCTTTATTCGGACTACAAGTGAAGAGCACAAGAAAACGGTCTACGCCTTTATGGAGAAGGTTCAGGCGGCCGGTGACTTTACCGAGGGTGAGTATGAGGGTCTGTACTGCGTTGGCTGTGAGGAGTTTAAGCGCGAAAATGACTTGGTTGACGGCAAGTGTCCATTGCATAATCGCGTTCCGGAAAAGCGCAAAGAAAAAAACTACTTCTTTAAGCTATCAAAGTACCAGGGAGCATTGCTCAAACATATTGAAGAAAATCCCGACTTTATTAAGCCAGAAAGTCGTCGCAATGAGGTAGTCGCCTTTATTAAGCGCGGGCTCGAAGACATCAGCGTGTCACGTCAGCATGGTAAGTGGGGAATTGATTGGCCGGGTGACAACACCCAAAAGATCTATGTCTGGTTTGACGCACTAGTGCACTATCTAACAGTGGTGGGGTATCCAGACGCTAAGAGCGAACGGGCGCATTTCTGGCCGCCCGACGTACACTTGGTGGGTAAGGATATTGTGAAGTTTCACGCTATTTACTGGCCGGCGATGTTGATGAGCGCTGGCGTGCCGCTGCCAAAAACCATTTTTGCGCATGGCTTTTTTACGATTGAGGGTAAAAAGATCTCAAAGTCGCTTGGTAACGCGGTTGATCCGCTAACGCTGGCCGGCGACTACGGTATGGATGCGCTTCGCTTCTATCTGCTCAAAGAGATCCCGACTGGCAGTGATGGCGAGTTTACGCATGAGCGCTTCCGTCAGTTGTACGAGTCGGAGCTGGCCAACGATCTGGGTAATGCGGTGCAACGCGTAGCTAGCATGATCACCCGATATTTGGGCGGAACCGTCGGTGAGGTTCCTAAATCGTCACACGACACCGCGCTCGTCCGCGAATATATGGATAATTTGCGGATCGATAAGGCTCTTGAAGAGCTTTGGGTGCACGTAAAGGGAGTCAACCAGTTTATCGAAGAAGAGAAGCCTTGGCAGTTAGCAAAAAGCGACCCCGAGCAGCTGGTTAGAGTGCTGCAGCAAGCGGTGGCCGATCTTACCCATATTGCCACCATGCTACAGGCCTTTATTCCGGCCACCTCAGATCGCATCCAAGCAACCTTTGCTGGCGGCAAGGTTAACCCGGAGGTCGGAGTGTTGTTTCCAAAGTTTGACGACACCACCTCGGGCAAATCGACTGCTGCAGCGGAGTAGACGGTGACGGTTGTAGCAAAGCCAGCTGGCACCATTGATTCCTTGGTTACCGATAGCTCGATGGCGCTCGGCGTCGATACGCATGCCCACCTGCACTTTCCGCAGTTTCAAGGTCAGGTTGAGGAGGTGATTCAGCGCGCCAATGACTCCGGAATAGGACGGATTATAAATGTAGGCACTAGTAGCGAGGATAGCCGCCGCGCGGTGCAGTTTGCTAGCCGGTATCAAGCGCTCAGTGCCAGCGTGGGCATACATCCGTACGAGGCGGTTGAGGCGCCCCAGGCAATTGAGTATTTAAGCGATTTGGCTAATGAGCGGTCGGTGGTGGCAATTGGGGAGTGCGGTCTGGACTTTGCTAAGTCCGAGGCCACCCCAGCCGAACAGGAGCAAGCCCTGCGTTTACAGCTGGAGCTGGCTCAAGCCAAAAAACTGCCGGTGATTTTTCACGTTCGTGACGCTTTTGACCATTTCTGGAAGGTAGTTAGCGATTACCCCAGTATTAAAGCGGTGGTTCATAGTTTTACCGGCGGCCGGGCGGAGCTGGGTCGCGTCTTACAGCGCGGCTGGATGGTGGGGCTAAATGGCATCATGACCTTTACCAAGGAGCCGGAACAGCAAGCGATGGCTAAAGAAGTGCCATTAACTTCTTTGTTGCTTGAAACCGATTGCCCTTTTTTGAGCCCACACCCGCATCGGGGCAAGCGTAATGAGCCATCGAGAGTGGTTGATATCGCGGAATTTTTAGCCGAGCTGCGCGGTGAGTCGCCCGAAGACTTACTAAAGAATACCGGTGACAACGCCCGAAGGCTGTTTAAGCTATGAGCCGGCCGGTGTATTTAGATTACGCTGCCGCCACACCGCTCGACCCAGCGGTTTTAGCGGCGATGGAGCCATATTTAAAGGACCATTTTGGCAACCCTTCGTCGGATCATAGTTTTGGGCGCTACCAGCGAGAGGCGCTGGCTAAAGCGCAGGCCAAAATTGCCCGCACGCTAGGCGCCAAGCCAACCGAAATCGTACTTACCAGCGGCACCACCGAGTCATTAAATTTGGCGACTCAGGGCGTAGCTAAAAGGTTTGAACGCCAAAGCGTGGTGGTGAGCGCGGTTGAGCACGAAGCGGTGCTCCAAACGGTCTCATCGGTGCCCGGCGTTGAGCTGCGCTTGGCGCCGGTCGGGAGCGATGGCCAGGTGCAGACCGATCGACTAGCTAGCTTAATTGACGATACTACCACCCTGATTTGTATCCAGCACACCAACAACGAGTTAGGTGTGCTGCAGCCGGTTACGGCGGTAGCCGAGCTGGTTGATGAGGTGCGCCGCCAGCGGCAGGAATATAACCATGACCTGCCACTGTACTTTGTGTGCGATGCCGCTCAGGCCGGGACACTTAACTTGCAGGTTGATCGTTTGGGAGTAGATATGCTGGCAATGGGCGGGAGTAAACTTTATGGTCCAGCTGGAACCGGGTTTTTGTATATCCGTACCGGCACGCAGCTGGAGCCTTTATTTTTTGGAGGCGGTCAGCAGCTTGGTGTGCGTAGTGGTACCGAAAACGTAGCCGGCGCAGTTGGCCTCGCTGAGGCATTGGAGCTGTGTCAAAACGATCGCAAAAACGAGCATCGTCGCTTGTCTGAATTACGACGGCAGTTGGTTGATAGGCTCACTGCAGTTGAAGGAGTGCGAATACGTACCGCTTCGTCGCAGCACCCAGGAATTATTAGCCTGACGGTTGAAGGGGTTTCGGGTGAGGATGTGGTGGCTCACTGCGATGCGGAGGGGTTTGCGGTGGCCACCGGTGCCGCTTGTGCCGCAAGTAATGGTAAGCCGTCAACGGTCTTATTGGCTTGCGGTTTGAGTGAGGCACAGGTTAAGGGCAGCCTACGCATCAGCCTGGGTCGGCCAACTACGCAAGAGGAGGTCGCAGCTTTTGGTGATCGATTTAGCGATATTGTGGGTCGGGTCCGCCAGCTATCGGGCGGCTCAGAAACAGGGTAAAATAAAAGTATGAAGATAATGCAGCGCTTGGCAATAGCCTTGGTTGGATTGGTGGTAATTATAGTTGGCTTTATTGTCGGCGTGGGTTTCTTTTTGTCGCCGCAAGATAAGCTACAGACCGCCGACATTATTGTGGCGGTGAGCGGCGGCGAAACCGAACAGCGCGCCAATGAGGCGATTAGCTTGTATCGTCGGGGTTATGCCCCGCGCATTTTATTTTCGGGGGCGGCTGCAGACAAGAGCGGCCCTTCGAACGCTGCTGCCATGCGTAATATTGCCATCGAGTCGGGTGTCCCGGCCGCCGACATTATGGTTGAGGAGGATTCAGCTGATACCAGGCAGAATGCGGTTAACTCGGCCGTTATTTTAAGGAATATGGATGCTAAAAAAATTATTCTAGTGACATCTCCATACCATCAGCGACGAGCTAGTACCAACTTTCGCCAGGAGTTGGGCCCTAATGTGATGATTATTAATCATTCTGCCACCGACAGTTTGTGGAGTAAGAGCTCGTGGTGGTCTCAACCGGAGTCTACCTGGTTGACGTTAAGCGAACTTCAAAAGGCTTTATACGTATTTTCAACTAAACCCAGCGATAGAACCCAGTGAGCCTGTTAGTAACCTTATCGGTTATTGGACTGATCTTTTTAGCCGCCACAATTGGCTGGCGGTACGGTTTGGTGGCGGTTGGCCTGAGCTTTTTATCTCTTTTAGGAGGAATCGCGGCGGCGGCCTTGCTCTATGCCGGTTTGGGAGGTGCTGTGGCTGATGCCTTTAAGATTGACGTTGCTGCCGCTAGGCTGAGCTCCTACTTGCTCATACTGGTGGCGGCCCAGTTAGTAATCTTGGCTCTAGCGACCCGACTGGTTCGCTACCTGCCGCGGCAGGTTATTCACTCACGCTTTAATCAAATAGGCGGACTAATGCTAGGATCGGCCCAGATGATACTAATACTAGCGGTGGCCTTTGGATTGGTCTCAAGCAGTTCTGTGCCGGGTCAGCTTAAGCAAGACATTACCACCGCCCCGCTGGTGTCGCCGCTAGTATCGCTGGGTGAGCGATTGCAGGGTATTGCCCGCTATGTTCCAGGTCAAGACGTAACCGATACTTTGGGTCTGCTGACTATCGATCCCCAAAGCGACCATACTGTCATGCTTGGCTATACCGTAACGCGAGTTACGGTCGATATTTCGGCCGAGCAGCGCATTTTTGATTCGCTCAACGCCGAACGCACCAAGCGTGGTTTGCCCGCTCTAGCGGTTAACCTCGAAGCCCAAGCGGTGGCTCGTGCTCATAGCCGCGATATGTTT
This window of the Patescibacteria group bacterium genome carries:
- a CDS encoding DUF348 domain-containing protein, producing the protein MLQAPAGHLFRTIIFGIAMTTLAVVVIGLVIGVIPPPKSALADSSRIVSVYADGHKKVITTESTTVRASLGAAGIEVHEGDLVEPNLDTDIPAGFFNVNVYRSRPVVVVDGAKKMLVQTALQSPKLIAEAAGLKTYPEDTFTLNTIADPTNVGTVGQQVVIDRATPVLIEADGKQTVVRTQQATVGALLAERDVALGPQDTVDTPREAVITPNLVIKVNRVKIVIAREETKIERATETVKDPQLEAGKTEVREEGKDGVKVAMYRVNYNNGVEAGRQLLSQQVTEQPVTKVIVVGTKQDDAWYKLRLCESGNNYGNKRNPFYRGAYQFSYGTWSAMGGSGDPADASPSEQDMRAKKLFERSGASQWPICGRFLSNS
- the metG gene encoding methionine--tRNA ligase, producing the protein MSKFYITTPIYYINDNPHIGHAYTTIAADAVARWYRQAGAEVLFSAGLDENSQKTVEAAEKAGEEPQVYSDRMAKTWQDTWDTSGISYDAFIRTTSEEHKKTVYAFMEKVQAAGDFTEGEYEGLYCVGCEEFKRENDLVDGKCPLHNRVPEKRKEKNYFFKLSKYQGALLKHIEENPDFIKPESRRNEVVAFIKRGLEDISVSRQHGKWGIDWPGDNTQKIYVWFDALVHYLTVVGYPDAKSERAHFWPPDVHLVGKDIVKFHAIYWPAMLMSAGVPLPKTIFAHGFFTIEGKKISKSLGNAVDPLTLAGDYGMDALRFYLLKEIPTGSDGEFTHERFRQLYESELANDLGNAVQRVASMITRYLGGTVGEVPKSSHDTALVREYMDNLRIDKALEELWVHVKGVNQFIEEEKPWQLAKSDPEQLVRVLQQAVADLTHIATMLQAFIPATSDRIQATFAGGKVNPEVGVLFPKFDDTTSGKSTAAAE
- a CDS encoding colicin V production protein — translated: MSLLVTLSVIGLIFLAATIGWRYGLVAVGLSFLSLLGGIAAAALLYAGLGGAVADAFKIDVAAARLSSYLLILVAAQLVILALATRLVRYLPRQVIHSRFNQIGGLMLGSAQMILILAVAFGLVSSSSVPGQLKQDITTAPLVSPLVSLGERLQGIARYVPGQDVTDTLGLLTIDPQSDHTVMLGYTVTRVTVDISAEQRIFDSLNAERTKRGLPALAVNLEAQAVARAHSRDMFARGYFSHRTPEGKSPFDRMRDGGVKFNTAGENLALAPTTQLAHEGLMNSPGHRANILSPNYKKVGIGVVDGGRRGLMVTQNFTD
- the rsmA gene encoding ribosomal RNA small subunit methyltransferase A, with product MDLTNPEQLKVALELAGLRARKGLGQHFLVDQDSLQMVIGAGELQADDVVVEVGPGLGVMTLPLTQRVSKVIAIELDEELAGLLLRDKPDNLEVWQEDVLRLDFRKLPDTYKVVANIPYYLTSKLVQLFLEAPKPPKRMSLLIQKEVAQRITAQPGQMSVLAVSVQYYGQPRLVGVVERHKFWPAPKVDSAVLQVEVYDQPLFEADRAKFFRLVKAGFGERRKMLKNSLAGGLNISIELASELVLAADLLPMARAQELDMKAWERLYRAAIKRDLLN
- a CDS encoding cysteine desulfurase, with translation MSRPVYLDYAAATPLDPAVLAAMEPYLKDHFGNPSSDHSFGRYQREALAKAQAKIARTLGAKPTEIVLTSGTTESLNLATQGVAKRFERQSVVVSAVEHEAVLQTVSSVPGVELRLAPVGSDGQVQTDRLASLIDDTTTLICIQHTNNELGVLQPVTAVAELVDEVRRQRQEYNHDLPLYFVCDAAQAGTLNLQVDRLGVDMLAMGGSKLYGPAGTGFLYIRTGTQLEPLFFGGGQQLGVRSGTENVAGAVGLAEALELCQNDRKNEHRRLSELRRQLVDRLTAVEGVRIRTASSQHPGIISLTVEGVSGEDVVAHCDAEGFAVATGAACAASNGKPSTVLLACGLSEAQVKGSLRISLGRPTTQEEVAAFGDRFSDIVGRVRQLSGGSETG
- a CDS encoding ATP-dependent DNA helicase PcrA; its protein translation is MKDLLSELNEPQRQAVLATEGPVLMLAGAGSGKTKALTHRVAYLVREKKVSPSNILAVTFTNKAAGEMRHRVLALLGRPVENKGYLPFMGTFHAICLRILRRDGAHIGLSSSFTIFDAQDSLSSIKQAMRQLGIDEKQYAPNYIAALISSAKNELLTAAAYGQYARGGAQQVAAQVYPLYQQILTQAGAVDFDDIIMKTVQLFKHPDILEHWQRQFSYIMIDEYQDTNHAQYRLVKLLATAHRNICVVGDDWQAIYSWRGANFQNILDFEKDYPDAQVIKLEQNYRSTKNILDAAHAVIAHNTVRSNKKLWTDRDGGEGVNIITAFDQDQEGDIICQTVERLVATKQIQLRDVAILYRVGAQSRTLEEALLRHNLPYKIVGGTRFYERKEIKDAMAYLRLIHNPEDIVSFNRVINLPPRGLGDKSLERLMQFRRSRNVTLLEALAASAEVEGLTAKARAALLQFYGLIHSLRLEADRLPVASLLERVLHQSGYMAHLDDGSVTAGDRIENVKELLSVAETYQELGLDGFLEEVALVSDIDNYSTDTEAVTLMTMHAAKGLEFPLVFIPGMEEGIFPHSRTFTEASELEEERRLCYVAMTRAKHQLYLLHTQSRLLYGGVQYNPPSRFLQDIPLEVQTTQYRGMGSPQPATEVSHMAEDKADLQPGDKVRHAKFGQGIVTAVEGDEVTAAFEGLGTKRLSLSFAPLEKLEN
- a CDS encoding YdcF family protein, which translates into the protein MKIMQRLAIALVGLVVIIVGFIVGVGFFLSPQDKLQTADIIVAVSGGETEQRANEAISLYRRGYAPRILFSGAAADKSGPSNAAAMRNIAIESGVPAADIMVEEDSADTRQNAVNSAVILRNMDAKKIILVTSPYHQRRASTNFRQELGPNVMIINHSATDSLWSKSSWWSQPESTWLTLSELQKALYVFSTKPSDRTQ
- a CDS encoding TatD family deoxyribonuclease; amino-acid sequence: MTVVAKPAGTIDSLVTDSSMALGVDTHAHLHFPQFQGQVEEVIQRANDSGIGRIINVGTSSEDSRRAVQFASRYQALSASVGIHPYEAVEAPQAIEYLSDLANERSVVAIGECGLDFAKSEATPAEQEQALRLQLELAQAKKLPVIFHVRDAFDHFWKVVSDYPSIKAVVHSFTGGRAELGRVLQRGWMVGLNGIMTFTKEPEQQAMAKEVPLTSLLLETDCPFLSPHPHRGKRNEPSRVVDIAEFLAELRGESPEDLLKNTGDNARRLFKL